In one Eulemur rufifrons isolate Redbay chromosome 14, OSU_ERuf_1, whole genome shotgun sequence genomic region, the following are encoded:
- the LOC138394649 gene encoding phospholipid-transporting ATPase ABCA3-like has translation MKRKLSIIIALIGGSKVVILDEPSSSMDPVSRRVTWDLLRQYKHNRTILMTTHYMDEADILGDRIAIMVRGTLQCCCSSVFLKRIYGAGYHVVMEREPHCDVEKISAIIHCHVPDATLDKNIGAELSYILPKEYTQRFEALFNDLEKKQKELGITNFGVSITTMEEVFLKVYKLANTQRNTQPIQSPSLKSQNIGQDKKQEMNMPINDERPVSSSLNELHTIKFNSGFPLYFQQFWSMFIKRALFSWRNWKLMLLQIIVILVVTTYLLKAQHKTYDYEPAREMDLSQYGQTIVPYSISGNSGLALELIKNLEIFLKPKNQELQEVQGNITNYILESKKCLEVCIIALSVQVEKDKTVITIFFNNEAYHSAATSLAVLDNILFMSLSGPSASIRVSNKPQPPSLYGSDIGRTDGLEVVLSLAFGMAVIVSSFCLQTATERISKAKHIQFVSGVYLLPYWLSALLCDLIYYFILCCLLLLSRTIYIVLENVGLQSF, from the exons ATGAAGCGCAAACTCTCCATCATTATAGCACTTATAGGGGGCTCCAAG GTGGTGATACTTGATGAACCATCGTCTAGCATGGACCCAGTCTCAAGGAGGGTCACCTGGGACCTCCTTCGGCAGTATAAACACAATCGTACCATCTTGATGACCACGCACTACATGGATGAAGCTGACATCTTGGGTGACCGCATTGCCATCATGGTCAGGGGGACCCTGCAGTGTTGTTGCTCATCAGTCTTCCTGAAACGAATATATG GTGCTGGATATCACGTAGTCATGGAGAGGGAACCACATTGTGATGTTGAAAAAATCTCTGCAATAATTCATTGTCATGTTCCAGATGCCACTTTGGACAAAAATATTGGAGCTGAATTATCATATATCCTACCCAAAGAGTATACACAAAG ATTTGAAGCTCTGTTTAACGAtctggaaaagaaacagaaagagctGGGCATCACCAACTTTGGTGTTTCAATCACTACCATGGAAGAAGTCTTCCTTAA ggtcTATAAGCTGGCAAATACCCAACGAAATACTCAGCCCATCCAGTCCCCTTCCTTGAAGAGCCAAAACATAGGACAAGACAAGAAGCAGGAGATGAATATGCCCATAAATGATGAGAGACCAGTTTCTTCCAGTTTGAATGAACTTCATACCATTAAATTCAATAGTGGG tttcCACTTTACTTCCAGCAGTTTTGGTCCATGTTTATAAAAAGGGCACTATTCAGTTGGCGCAATTGGAAGTTGATGTTGCTACAAATAATAGTAATTTTGGTTGTCACTACATATCTTTTAAAAGCTCAGCATAAGACATATGATTATGAGCCTGCCAGGGAAATGGATTTGAGTCAATATGGTCAAACCATTGTGCCTTACTCAATTTCAGGGAATTCAGGTTTGGCTCTAGAACTCATAAAGAaccttgagatttttttaaaacctaagaaTCAAGAACTACAGGAAGTGCAAG gTAATATAACAAATTACATATTGGAAAGTAAGAAGTGTCTTGAAGTCTGCATTATTGCACTTTCCGTTCAGgttgaaaaagacaaaacagtaATTACTATTTTCTTCAATAATGAGGCATACCATTCAGCTGCAACATCCCTGGCGGTGTTAGACAACATTCTTTTTATGTCTCTTTCTGGCCCCAGTGCTTCCATTAGAGTCTCCAacaagcctcagcctccctctctTTATGGTTCTGACATAGG ACGTACAGATGGATTAGAAGTAGTATTATCTTTGGCATTTGGCATGGCTGTTATAGTCAGTAGCTTTTGTCTCCAGACAGCAACTGAGAGAATCAGTAAGGCAAAACACATCCAGTTTGTGAGTGGGGTCTATTTACTTCCTTATTGGCTCTCTGCTTTGCTGTGCGATCTCATCTACTACTTCATTCTCTGCTGCTTACTACTG